From the genome of Bradyrhizobium sp. ORS 278:
CGTTATATTCGCCACCCAACGACTCCACGTACGCCGTCCGCATCAGATGCTGGTTCCAAAAGCAGACCAGATCTTCCGACGAAAAATTATTCTCGCCAGACATCTTCGCCAAGACGTTATTGGAATCGTTCCTTAGAAACATCCATCCATCGAGCCCTCGCAAAACAAGCGGCGACTCACCATCAAACACCACCTCGTATTCACCACGCTGTATAACAGCTCCTGTCTCGGCAAATTTTACGCGAATCCGGTTTGCGCCCGGTCGAAGGCTGGAAGAAATATCGACTTCAAAACCATGCCCCCCTGACCCAAAGACGCGCTGAAGATCCGCCCGAGGCTGGTCTGCAGACACCGTAACGGCAAGTTCTCCGTTCACCTCGACTGTCACTTCAACAATTTGATGCCGATCTGTATCCCGCATAGCCCAGCCGACGACCAGCGAGCCAGCAACATCAACGTAACCTAGTAGCTCAGCTGCCATTTAGAGAATCCCGGAATGAAAGCCCCGCAAGAGGAGGCCCAATCAAACTTAACATTCAGTTTTTAGGCGCCAAGCAAGACGCGGACTCTCGTCCGTACTTCAACGCCAACTTCGAAATCTGCACCGCGACATCCACAGAACCCTGACGGCTCCGGACAACCGCCCCCGGCCGAAGATCCCGCTCCTGAGTTTCAAGCCCAACGTACATCGACGTCAAATGCCAATTCGAAAGATCGCGAGCCTCTTGCGGAAAACCAACTGAATCCGACATACGACCACCATCATCGCGACATGAGAACATCCGCTGAGCCAAGTCACAAACAAGCTGATTAATATCGTAACTCCAATGCTGCGGCGCACCCGTCGCAACAATGAATCTTAAGGCCTGATCAGATTTCAAGATCGGGTTAAACACAATGTTGCGACCACCGCGCTCGGGAAAGCAACCGCGATACTCGGCACGCTCTTGCGCAGAGCTAGAATGAAGCAGCTGGACAAACACGGACGTCTTTTGCCGACTGCTTGGGTCGAGATAAAACAACGTAAAGCCGGTCAATACTTGAGCTTTGACCGCTCCGGCTTCTGCAAACGCAACCGCATCAACTTTCGCTTTCGTAAGCTTAAGAGAGACTTCGTAGGTGAGCCTACGACTGAGGGGAAGTTGCGAGATACTGTAATTCGATAGGAATAAGTTAGCACCACCCGTACTGGTGAGTCCACCTCCGGCACTTTCGAGCTCAAAGACCAAGCCATTCTGCTGATCCGAGAATATGCTGAGGCGAGACTCACGATTTGTTGCCAGAAAGGTAAGTAATGGCAGCCCTAAAAGCTCGTCTCGGTACCCCTCCGAATTCACTAACGCCCCCCCAGGATCAAGAAGCTCAGACTTATTCCACTGCATAAGACTCCACTTAGAAGGAGGGCTTCCAGGTAGCGGAAGACGAGCAAAGTAGCTCGGGCCGCGATTCGCTACCGCTCCATCATTAAATTTGACATTTGGGCTGTCGAAAGCAGCAACAACACTCTCATTGTCAGGGCTGAAAGCGTATGCCTGTCCCAAAACAATAACTGAAAGCCCCACCACAACACAGTTGCGCATCTCTACCCAGCGATTGACAGAGGCGTAGGCCTCATCACGTCCGAGCGCGACTTTTCACGCTCCGCCGGAACATCGTCTTTATATCTGTAGTAGAGGCACACGTCATCGGCCGAGGCAAAAGCACCCGTTTGCGGTATCCATTCATCGGGCCCCAACTCATCGTTCAGGCGCAGGAAAGTATCATTTATAAACTGAGCGTTAAACCGCTCTTCTACCGGGATCAACGCACCATACTGCGCGTCTGCTATCCGCTCCGCCTGCGCGCCGATATCAAACGCGATTGGAAACAGCCCAATTTCGAAAGCATCTGACAGCGTGTAAAGGTACGTCTCTGGCCAGATCGACGGGAAGAACCCAAAACGGGGGCTCACCTCAATCAGCCTACGGCGCAAGTCGTCATCAGAGAAATAGGGACCCGTGATGGAAACTCCCACACTCCGAAGACGCTCGTCGATATTTGTATAGCCAATTACGTGAAACCGGATCGGCAATGACCGCTGCGCAGCATCAGCTGCACAACTGAAAATCACCGAAGATCCTTTATGCGGCCCAATTGCTCCGATGACTGCCACGTTGATCGTTCCGTCCCAACTCAGCTCCGATCGCGTCGGAGGAGTACGGGGCAGCAGCCGTGATGGCTCGAGATGACTTCGAACTTGCAATCGAACGTCCGGCAAGAACGGCTGTAGCCGCGCCCTCGTATCCTCGGATGGCACGAAGGTAACATCCGCTAACGATAGAACTTGATGATAGTCGTACCGATATTTCGCAACGGCGGCGCCTGTCCGGCGACCCGGATAGCTATAGGATTTTAGACACTCTTGGCAGGTTAGAGGGCCGGGGAGACCACAATAGTCCTCCCCGTCATCGACCAACTGATTCCGCGGACATATCGCCGAGTAATCATGGACCGTGCTAACAATTCGAACACCGGCTGACTTTACTCCATCTAGGAGCGATTTCGCATGCTCCAGATCAAATCCAACAAGGCTATGTACGTGGAAGAGCTCAAGCCCCGCGCTCAACAACCTCGGAAGTACGAGACCGATAAATTCTTGGACGGATAAGTTTCCTAAGTTGGGGACATGAAGAGGGCTGGTGAATGAGTTGACCGATACAGCACATGGATCGGTCTTGCTGGGCGAGACAATAAACACGCCATAGCCCACGCCCTCTAGTTGCTCCGCGAGCTGCCTTAGGTGGGTCTCGATTCCACCTCCGTTGTTGTGCGAAACAAACACCGCCAGCCTCCTTTTGACTACAGTTAGGAGAAGACGAGCGACATCGATCTTCCGACGAACAGACGACAGGAGATCCCGAGACACAAATTTCCGAACATCGCCCTCGTAACACGGATGCTTCTTAAGTAGCGCTAGATAGCCGGACTTTTGCTGTGTCGAAGCATCTAATGCGAACGAAACCTCACCTGTGTGGCGGACGAACACATCGGTCGCGGCGACATTTCGCCATCCCGCCGCTTTAGCTCTCACACAGTAATCATTCTCTTCACCATAGCCGCGGTTGAACGTGGCAACATCCAATTCCCCCACTTCATGATAGCAGTCGCGATGAATGAACATACAATATCCGACGCCAGTCGGCACATCGACTGGCGCTCCGCGACCCACGACTGAAATTATGGCGTCCAACGCCGCAAGAGGAACTTCTATCGAGTAGTTGTTATTTGCGTTTGTTTCTGGATAACTGAAGATGGTGGCGTTGTTCGAGAGTGGAGTGATGGTCCCAATCTTGCCACTCGAAGCATGGGCCACAATCCGATCTAACCAGCCCGCATATACAATGGTGTCGGAGTTTAGAAGCAGCTTATGCGAGTTTTTGCCGGCTTGCATTCCCTTGTTTACGGACTGTGTAAATCCTAGGTTCTGCTCGTTTTCGATGTAATGGAACAGCTTTCGCCCAGCTAGTTTATTTAGTAATCGCTGCAGGGGCGGCTCTGGCGTTTTGTCGTTAACGACAACCAAACGAAATCTCGTTGCGACCTCAGTCGTCAAAACGGAATAAATGCAAGCCGCAGTATCACGCAACCCGCGATAAACTGGGATAATGATGTCCACTTCAGCCGGGTCGATCTTTCCTGTTACCGACTCCCACATTGCACGCCGAATTGTCGGTATCGGCTCGACAGGCCCCATGAGTTCTGGCCGGGTCCGCGCGCCTTCGTGCAAGCCCTTCCTAATGTAGTGAACGAATGGATTGCCTTCGATAGTCTCGCGGCGGGAAGCAGACGCGCTATAATATCGCAACGAGAAAAAAGGCGCGGGGTCACGAAACTCTCGCCAACCATGCTCGCAAAAGTGCTGCAAAGGGTCAACAGCCGCTTCGGCCACATCAGGGTTTGACCTCAGGTAGAACCCACGATCAAAAAGCCCGCTCTCTGATATGAGCGCGTAGTCTTGATATGAACGTTCTTCAGTCATGGAGGCAGGTTGACCTTAGGAGAGGGAAGGATGCGAAGTTACTAGTCTTCAAATGGAGAACGGCCTTCTTTTTCTCCGTATTGATCGAAGTGGTGCTGACAGGAACTAATTTCCCCGTACTCAACCCCCTCCCCAACATCAGGATAGGCCTTGCTATACCACTCCTCGTCGACAACTACTTGGCAGGGGCGCCTACCTTCAAAATAACCACTTTCGATAAAGTGATGCTTGCCTGAGCGGAATATACCGCGTGCGACAGCATCACGAACGTCTGGGTACTGAGTGACGTACCAGTCTTCGTCGAACGCTGTTCCCCGAAGTACCAATTTTATTAGATCTCGAAGCTTGCCTTCATCGAACTGAGCAATAGAGCCCATTTGGCCGCCTAGGGCAGATTCCCGAACTTTTTGGTAGGGTGGAAGATAGGCCTTCGTTACTTCGGTTTTGGGCGCCATTTCACTCTCTGAGATCAACGATCCGAAATTGCAGATCTTAATGCTATTTCAGTACACTGGCGAGTTGCGTTCAAAGCTCTGGACCAATGCGTTCGTAAGAACAGGCAATATTCCGTGCTTTAACCGCTCAGTTCGTCTCGGCTCGAACTTAAGTCTTCTCGCTTCCTCCTTCGGAAAACGAAAGTCCAGTTGCAGGCACATCGACGTTTGCACCCAGCGCTCGCTGCGCAGCAGCCATGCCCTTCTCGGCAGCAGCACGGAGCCACTCGACGGCCTTCACCTGATCACGCTCGCAGCCCTGGCCTTTGGACAGCATGACAGCGAGATTGTATTGCGCGAAGGGATGGCCCTCGCGGGCGGCGGCCTCGTACCAGGCGACGCCCTGGGCGAGATCCATGTCGACGCCGTTCCCGGTGCAGTACATCACGCCGAGCTGGAACGCCGAGGGCGCGTGGCCGGCCCGAGCGGCCTTCTCGAACCAGGCGAAGGCGGCCTTCGCATCGGTGAGGGCCGAAGCCGTGTCAAGGTGAAGTCCGGCGAGCGCGACCATCGCCTCGACCAGGCCGGCTTCGGCGGCCGGCGCATAGCACGCGGCCGCGGCCGGCCAATCCGGCGCGCCGCCGAAGCGGCCGGCCTTGAGATGGCCGAGTTGCAGGCCGGCCGGCGCATGCCCGGACCCGGCGGCATCCGTCAGCAGCGCGGCGGCGCGGGCGCGGGCCTCGTCGGTGCGGTCGGATTGCAGCAGGACCAGCGCGAGCGCCGTGCGCGCCTCGGCGTCGCCGCCCTCGGCGGCCTTGGCCAGCCAGTGCGCCGCGCGGGCGGGATCGCGCTCGATGCCGGCGCCGGCGGCGTAGATGCGGCCGAGCTGGATGTCGGCGGCGCTGATGCCGGCGGCGGAGGCCTTCTCGAACCAGGAGATGGCGGCAGGCACGTCGCGGGCGATTCCGGTGCCGTCGCGATAGAACACGGCGATGTTGAAGGCCGCGGTGGCGTGGCCGCCCTCGGCCGCGCGCAGGAACCATTTGGCCGCCTCGCGCACGCTCGGCGCGACGCCGCTGCCGGTGGCATAGAAGCGCCCGGTGAAGAATTGCGCCTGTACGTCGCCCTTCTCGGCCGCAGCCTGATACCATTGCGCGGCCTCGCGCAGATCGGGCTCGCCGCCGAGGCCGCGGGCATAGAACTCCGCCAGCGCCTGGATCGCCGGCAGATGGCCCTTGCGCGCCCCCTTGCGCAGCGCGGTCTCGGCGCGGTCGATCGACTGGGCGACGCCGTCGCCGGAGAGAAAGGCGAGGCCGAGGCAATGCAGCGCCAGCACGTCGTCGTGGCGCGCCGCCTCGGCATAGAGCCTGACGGCCTCAGCGCGGTCCTGCGCGACCCCGGTGCCGTTCTGATAGCAGGAGGCCAGCGCCACCTGGGCGCGGGCGTGGCCGGCTTCGGCGGCCTGGCGGTACCAGCCGATCGCGGCCGCAGGGTCGGCTGAGACGCCGAGGCCCTGGAAATAGATATCACCGAGGCCGAACGCGCCGCCGGCGTGGCCCTGCGCCGCGGCCTTGCCATACCAGTCGCGGGCAGCGTCGAGATCGCGGGGGCAGCCGCGGCCGTGGCGGCAGAGCTCGCCCATGCGCGCCTGTGCATCGGCATGGCCGGCGGTTGCGGCTGCGGATATCCAGCGGACCGCCTGCGCGGGGTCTCTCTCGACCGCAAGCCCGGCGGGGAACAGCAGACGCGCAACCGCGGGCGTCTCGCCATTGTCTGCGGCCTCCCGCTGCCACGCCTCGGGGGTGTTGGGACCGACCGGCGCGGCGACGCCATCGAGCAGCATCCAGCCGAGCTGATATTTCGCCTCGGTGTGCCCGGCCTCCGCGGCGCGGCGATACCAAGCGGCGGCGTCGGGGAAGGAGCGGACGACGCCTTCGCCCTTCGCGTACATCTGGCCGATGCGGAACGCCGATTCCGCGGAACCGGAGGTGGCGGCCCGCCGCCAGATCCGGATCGCATCGAGGTATTCGCCGGCCTCGTGACGCTCGGCGCCGGCGTCGACCGTGGCGCCGAGCGGCAGCGCCGCGCTTACCCGCGACAGCACCCGTTGGATTGCACCCATTCAGTCCGCCTGCCTGCTCACGGCTCGCGCATCGCCTGTCCTAAACCGTGTAGCATGCTGCCGAGCACATACATGGCCGCCGAGCGTGTACCGATGTTGATGTCCCCAGTCAGAGTCATCCCCGGGATCAACCGGAAGCCAGCGGGGACATCGTGAAAATTTGTGGCGTCGACGGAACAACGTGCCTTGTAATAGGCGTCGACCGGTTTGCCGTCGTCGTCGAGCGTGAACGCACCCTCGCTGACCCAGCGGATTGTTCCCTGTGCCGTGCCGTGCTCTACGTGGTTGAAGGCGTCGACCTTGAGGGTGCAGGGATCGCCGGGGCGGACGAAGCCGATGTCGCGCGAGGCGATGCGGATCTCTGCCTCAAGCCGGGCGCGCAGCGGCATCAGGGTGATGAAGGGATCGCCGGGCTTGAGCACCGAGCCGACCGACAATTTGGCGAGCGTCAGCACCACCGACGGCTCTGGCGCGCTGAGCCGCACCAGGTCCTGGTGGCGGATCGCCTTGTCATAGGCCGCATTGGCCGCGTCGAGCGAGTTCTGGGTCGTCACCAGGTCCTGGCTGAGCTGCGCGTTCCACTGCTCGATGAACGCCTTGCGGTCGGCGCGCAGCGATTCCACCTGGTGTTTGGCCTCGATCAGGCTGTTGTGCGTCGAGTCGATCTGGCGCAGCAGCTCGAGCCGCGTGTCCTGCGAGATGTAGAGGTTCAGCTTGGAGCCGCTGCCGCTCTCGGCGAGGGTCGAGCGCATGGTCTCGATCTTCTGCAGCACGTCGTCGCGCTGCCCATAGCGCTCGTCATCCTTCTGCAGCTTGGCGATGGTCGCCTCGGTCTGGCTGATCTTGGAATCGAAGCTCGCGATCTGCGCGTCATATTGCGCGCGGCGCTGCCGGTAGAGCGCCAGCTGCAGCTTGGCGTAGCTGGCGAATTCGGCGTCGTCGCTGGGCGGGAACACGAGCGGCGTGCCGGCGAGCTCGGCCTTGTCGCGCGCCACCTGCGCCGACAGGCTCGCGACCTGCGCCTTGTACTGCGCGACGTCGGCCTGGGTGAAGGTCGGGTCGAGGGTGGCCAGCAACTGGCCCGAGGCGACCTGCTGGCCCTCGCGGACGTCGATGGTCTTGATGATCGAGGCGTCGAGCGCCTGCAGCACGTTGATGGCGTCGAGCGGCACGATCTTGCCGCCGACGCTCTGCACCACGCGGTCGAGCCGCATCAGGCACATCACCGCGATGAGGCTGAGGATCATCGCGACCAGCACATAGAGCGTGGCGCGGGCGCCGACCGGCTCGGGCGCCTCGCGGATCGCGTCGGTCTCGGACTGGAACTGGCGGACCGTGGCGACGGCGGCGGGACTGCGAGAGGCGGCACTAAGAGACAAGGGTCGGCCCTCCATAGCCCGGGCGGCTGCGCTTCGGCGCCGCGATGGCGTGGCTGTTCTGCTGGTGCCACAGGCTGGAATAGATGTCGTTGCGCTCCAAGAGCTCCTCGTGGCGGCCGATGTCGTCGATCACGCCGCGGTTCAGGACCAGAATGGCGTCGCAATCGACCAGCGAGGACAGCCGGTGCGAGATGATGATCATGGTGCGGCCATGGCCGATGCGGGCGATGTTGGCGTTGACGATCGCCTCGCTGTCGGCGTCGAGCGCCGAGGTCGCCTCGTCGAGGATCAGGATCGGCGGGTTGACCAGGAGCGCGCGGGCGATCGCGAGGCGCTGGCGCTGGCCGCCCGACAGGTTCGGCGAGCCCTCATAGATGTAGGTCTCGTAGCCGCGCGGCAGCTTGTCGATGAACTCCTCGGCGCCGGCGAGCCGCGCCGCGCGCACGATCTCGTCGAAGGTCGCGTCCGGCTTGGCAGCGGAGATGTTCTCGCGGATCGTGCCGGAGAACAGGAAGTTCTCCTGCAGCACCACGCCGACATTGCGGCGGAGATGATCGACGTCGTATTCGCGCACGTCGATGCCGTCGATCTTGATCAGCCCGCCGTAATCCGAATGCAGCCGCTGCAGCAGCCGGGTGATCGTGGTCTTGCCCGAGCCGCTCTTGCCCATCACGCCGAGCTTGGCTCCGAGCGGGATCTCGAACGACAGGTTGTTCAGCGCCGGCGACACCGCGCCCTTGTACTTGAAGGTCACGCCGGAGAACTCGACGAGGCCCTTCAGCGGCACCCGGACGCCGTGGCCGGAGCGGCCCTCCTCGGCCGGCTGGTTGACCAGCTTGCCGACGATGCCGACCGCCGAGCGCGCCTCGTCATACTGGTTGACCAGTTGCGCCATCTGCATTAGCGGCGCGGCGACGCGCTGCGCCAGCAGCAGGAAGGCGAACAGCGCGCCGACATAGACCGGATCGTCGGTAGT
Proteins encoded in this window:
- a CDS encoding HlyD family type I secretion periplasmic adaptor subunit, which translates into the protein MEGRPLSLSAASRSPAAVATVRQFQSETDAIREAPEPVGARATLYVLVAMILSLIAVMCLMRLDRVVQSVGGKIVPLDAINVLQALDASIIKTIDVREGQQVASGQLLATLDPTFTQADVAQYKAQVASLSAQVARDKAELAGTPLVFPPSDDAEFASYAKLQLALYRQRRAQYDAQIASFDSKISQTEATIAKLQKDDERYGQRDDVLQKIETMRSTLAESGSGSKLNLYISQDTRLELLRQIDSTHNSLIEAKHQVESLRADRKAFIEQWNAQLSQDLVTTQNSLDAANAAYDKAIRHQDLVRLSAPEPSVVLTLAKLSVGSVLKPGDPFITLMPLRARLEAEIRIASRDIGFVRPGDPCTLKVDAFNHVEHGTAQGTIRWVSEGAFTLDDDGKPVDAYYKARCSVDATNFHDVPAGFRLIPGMTLTGDINIGTRSAAMYVLGSMLHGLGQAMREP
- a CDS encoding tetratricopeptide repeat protein — translated: MGAIQRVLSRVSAALPLGATVDAGAERHEAGEYLDAIRIWRRAATSGSAESAFRIGQMYAKGEGVVRSFPDAAAWYRRAAEAGHTEAKYQLGWMLLDGVAAPVGPNTPEAWQREAADNGETPAVARLLFPAGLAVERDPAQAVRWISAAATAGHADAQARMGELCRHGRGCPRDLDAARDWYGKAAAQGHAGGAFGLGDIYFQGLGVSADPAAAIGWYRQAAEAGHARAQVALASCYQNGTGVAQDRAEAVRLYAEAARHDDVLALHCLGLAFLSGDGVAQSIDRAETALRKGARKGHLPAIQALAEFYARGLGGEPDLREAAQWYQAAAEKGDVQAQFFTGRFYATGSGVAPSVREAAKWFLRAAEGGHATAAFNIAVFYRDGTGIARDVPAAISWFEKASAAGISAADIQLGRIYAAGAGIERDPARAAHWLAKAAEGGDAEARTALALVLLQSDRTDEARARAAALLTDAAGSGHAPAGLQLGHLKAGRFGGAPDWPAAAACYAPAAEAGLVEAMVALAGLHLDTASALTDAKAAFAWFEKAARAGHAPSAFQLGVMYCTGNGVDMDLAQGVAWYEAAAREGHPFAQYNLAVMLSKGQGCERDQVKAVEWLRAAAEKGMAAAQRALGANVDVPATGLSFSEGGSEKT
- a CDS encoding glycosyltransferase — encoded protein: MTEERSYQDYALISESGLFDRGFYLRSNPDVAEAAVDPLQHFCEHGWREFRDPAPFFSLRYYSASASRRETIEGNPFVHYIRKGLHEGARTRPELMGPVEPIPTIRRAMWESVTGKIDPAEVDIIIPVYRGLRDTAACIYSVLTTEVATRFRLVVVNDKTPEPPLQRLLNKLAGRKLFHYIENEQNLGFTQSVNKGMQAGKNSHKLLLNSDTIVYAGWLDRIVAHASSGKIGTITPLSNNATIFSYPETNANNNYSIEVPLAALDAIISVVGRGAPVDVPTGVGYCMFIHRDCYHEVGELDVATFNRGYGEENDYCVRAKAAGWRNVAATDVFVRHTGEVSFALDASTQQKSGYLALLKKHPCYEGDVRKFVSRDLLSSVRRKIDVARLLLTVVKRRLAVFVSHNNGGGIETHLRQLAEQLEGVGYGVFIVSPSKTDPCAVSVNSFTSPLHVPNLGNLSVQEFIGLVLPRLLSAGLELFHVHSLVGFDLEHAKSLLDGVKSAGVRIVSTVHDYSAICPRNQLVDDGEDYCGLPGPLTCQECLKSYSYPGRRTGAAVAKYRYDYHQVLSLADVTFVPSEDTRARLQPFLPDVRLQVRSHLEPSRLLPRTPPTRSELSWDGTINVAVIGAIGPHKGSSVIFSCAADAAQRSLPIRFHVIGYTNIDERLRSVGVSITGPYFSDDDLRRRLIEVSPRFGFFPSIWPETYLYTLSDAFEIGLFPIAFDIGAQAERIADAQYGALIPVEERFNAQFINDTFLRLNDELGPDEWIPQTGAFASADDVCLYYRYKDDVPAEREKSRSDVMRPTPLSIAG